A stretch of Alkalicella caledoniensis DNA encodes these proteins:
- a CDS encoding GGDEF domain-containing protein, which produces MQVIKNSKVLKELLLFILFITAIPLSIAILTTFTKVSLPFTIVYFFLTLLFVMTPVMVWMYIKIIKPVEDFCKGTSEIIDGNLDYSFSSGGSSYFNALGNNLNLMLKTIKEQQLTLEELSFTDHLTGLANRRRLDEQMVYEIERYKRKGTPLSVMVCDIDDFKNVNDTYGHLLGDTVLAEMASLFITNLRKTDMAARFGGEEFVILLPDTPLPKAKVVADKLRKEVNNLRFATKDGLLDITITIGISSTEQFDELMARELETIEEPKIFLLEQADQALYRGKSAGKNQISM; this is translated from the coding sequence ATGCAGGTTATTAAAAATTCCAAAGTGCTCAAGGAGCTTTTACTTTTCATCTTATTTATAACCGCTATTCCTCTGTCTATTGCAATATTAACAACTTTCACTAAAGTTTCTCTTCCATTTACTATAGTGTACTTTTTCCTAACCCTTTTATTTGTCATGACTCCAGTAATGGTATGGATGTATATAAAAATTATCAAGCCCGTTGAGGATTTTTGTAAAGGTACTTCTGAAATAATTGATGGCAATTTAGATTATAGTTTTAGTTCAGGGGGTAGTAGTTATTTTAACGCTCTGGGGAATAACCTTAATCTTATGCTAAAAACCATTAAAGAACAGCAGCTCACCCTAGAGGAGCTATCATTTACTGATCATCTTACTGGTCTTGCAAACAGAAGAAGGTTAGATGAGCAGATGGTTTACGAGATTGAGCGTTATAAGAGAAAAGGCACCCCACTTTCTGTCATGGTCTGCGATATTGATGATTTCAAAAACGTTAATGACACATACGGCCACTTACTTGGTGATACTGTTTTAGCAGAGATGGCAAGCCTATTTATCACAAATCTGCGTAAAACTGATATGGCTGCCCGTTTTGGTGGAGAAGAATTTGTAATTCTACTTCCAGACACACCCCTTCCTAAAGCAAAGGTTGTTGCAGATAAATTGAGAAAAGAAGTAAATAATTTAAGATTTGCAACAAAGGATGGGCTTTTGGATATAACTATTACAATTGGCATTAGTTCAACAGAGCAGTTTGATGAGCTAATGGCCAGAGAACTTGAGACAATTGAAGAGCCTAAGATTTTTTTGCTAGAACAAGCGGATCAAGCACTATATCGCGGTAAAAGTGCAGGAAAAAATCAGATATCCATGTAG
- a CDS encoding PIG-L deacetylase family protein — translation MKQSKNLAIGLGLGATISIIGLVAMNIVKKGVKAVEPELAAQASNIIFEKPCKVLALSPHPDDLDFFAGGTIKLLADRGFDITVVDVTDGEKGVNIPNLGSVRQYEQRRAQKVLGYQNLKFLHYPDMKVNYKRLMRDLRNIWYEVNPDIVFTFDHNFPLKFLAHKDHLAVGKAVCKLATEMDSPAKIYLYGSRKNNVLVDISEVLEDKTRAVLSHKSQLRFSKSLYSSTVKKLGSYAASGSNLRHAEAFRAFHNFDSFPMG, via the coding sequence ATGAAACAAAGTAAAAATTTAGCCATAGGTTTGGGTTTAGGGGCAACAATTTCTATAATTGGTCTAGTAGCTATGAACATAGTAAAAAAAGGAGTAAAAGCAGTTGAGCCAGAGCTTGCTGCACAGGCCTCCAATATAATTTTTGAGAAACCATGTAAAGTTTTGGCACTGTCCCCCCACCCCGATGATTTAGATTTCTTTGCAGGGGGGACTATAAAACTTCTTGCAGATAGAGGTTTTGATATTACAGTAGTAGACGTGACAGATGGCGAAAAAGGTGTCAATATTCCTAATTTGGGATCAGTAAGGCAATATGAACAAAGAAGAGCTCAAAAGGTTTTAGGGTATCAAAATCTTAAGTTCTTACATTACCCTGACATGAAAGTAAACTATAAGCGTTTGATGCGAGACCTGAGAAATATATGGTATGAGGTAAATCCTGATATTGTTTTCACCTTTGATCATAACTTTCCACTAAAGTTTCTAGCCCATAAAGACCATCTTGCAGTGGGTAAGGCTGTATGTAAGCTAGCTACTGAAATGGATAGTCCTGCTAAGATATATTTATATGGTAGTAGAAAAAACAATGTCCTAGTTGACATATCAGAAGTTTTAGAAGATAAAACTCGAGCAGTTTTATCACACAAAAGTCAGTTAAGATTCTCAAAATCTTTATATTCCTCTACGGTAAAAAAACTAGGAAGCTATGCTGCATCAGGGAGTAACCTTAGGCATGCAGAAGCTTTTAGGGCGTTTCATAATTTTGATTCTTTCCCAATGGGCTAA
- a CDS encoding tetratricopeptide repeat protein, whose product MEELILFSIVNTIFILKKRNQSISTYFSFLWNIAFCFFLYQLYVVTQVSYLLYASGFCYIAIVVALIFPNWQFRLFLLASDFSVNVRLLSLRILARKKESDDLLEKIVVLLNLTERYNQALFWSKKLLVLKKTTKTLNHTLYSLLRLQKYQEANETVDEILVTNHNNNYFLSIKADILFHLKEFEESITYYDRLLEFKPNSPEILYNKGKAYAFLEEFIKAEMCYKESLSANPLFIPAYTSLIKLYLKLNLKDNAAKVLEDIKNAVPNMSKELKKEISSLYGELDQIS is encoded by the coding sequence ATGGAAGAATTGATTCTATTTAGTATAGTAAATACTATTTTTATACTCAAAAAACGCAACCAAAGTATAAGTACATATTTTTCATTTCTGTGGAATATAGCTTTTTGCTTTTTCCTATATCAGTTATATGTGGTAACACAGGTAAGTTATCTTCTATATGCCAGCGGTTTTTGTTATATAGCAATTGTTGTAGCCCTAATCTTCCCAAACTGGCAGTTTAGACTTTTTTTACTGGCTTCTGATTTTAGTGTTAATGTCAGGTTATTATCCCTACGGATTTTAGCTAGAAAAAAAGAGTCTGATGACCTTTTAGAAAAGATTGTGGTTCTTCTAAACCTTACCGAGAGGTATAATCAGGCATTATTTTGGAGTAAAAAGCTATTGGTTTTAAAAAAGACCACAAAAACCTTGAATCACACTCTTTATTCTTTACTGAGACTTCAAAAATACCAAGAGGCTAATGAAACAGTGGATGAAATCCTTGTCACCAATCATAACAATAATTATTTTTTATCCATAAAGGCAGATATTCTTTTTCACTTAAAAGAGTTCGAGGAATCAATTACGTACTATGATAGACTATTAGAGTTCAAACCTAATTCTCCAGAGATACTTTACAACAAAGGTAAAGCATATGCCTTCCTTGAAGAATTCATCAAGGCAGAGATGTGTTACAAGGAATCATTATCGGCTAATCCCCTTTTCATCCCTGCATATACTTCCCTTATTAAGCTATATTTAAAACTTAACCTCAAGGATAATGCAGCAAAGGTTTTAGAGGATATTAAAAATGCAGTTCCCAACATGAGTAAGGAATTGAAAAAAGAAATCTCCTCCCTATATGGAGAACTTGACCAAATTAGCTAA
- a CDS encoding cation diffusion facilitator family transporter: MDDKQRAKEGVRVTVIGMVGNVFLTIVKGILGYLSGSSALVADAAHSLTDIVGSGVVLGGLKVASQPPDENHHYGHYKAESIVAKIVALILIFTGVGIGWSSFNTFFQGDLGAPEVSALWAVILSIVGKEAMYQYTAIVGRRIKSSAVLADAWHHRTDSLSSVAALIGIGGARLGFPRLDPLAGIVVGVMIVYSGVKIYLTAINELMDKAPDQEVVDKIKEVALNVEGCKELNDVKARWHGSKILVDLKLCVNPMATVLEGHSIAAEVKKQILQNNSEIGDVLIHVNPCHQEGSDRDEQRCEQCDRNKRNQNAQEIKLGE; this comes from the coding sequence ATGGATGATAAGCAGAGGGCTAAAGAGGGTGTTAGGGTCACTGTAATTGGTATGGTGGGAAATGTATTTTTAACTATAGTTAAAGGTATTCTTGGCTACCTATCTGGTAGTAGCGCCCTAGTGGCAGATGCTGCACACTCTTTAACAGATATTGTGGGAAGCGGTGTAGTTCTAGGTGGTTTGAAGGTAGCAAGTCAACCACCTGATGAAAATCATCATTACGGGCATTACAAAGCAGAGTCCATAGTAGCAAAAATAGTGGCCTTAATTTTAATTTTCACAGGTGTTGGTATAGGCTGGAGCTCGTTCAATACTTTTTTCCAAGGGGATTTAGGAGCTCCTGAGGTTTCGGCCTTATGGGCTGTTATATTATCTATAGTTGGCAAGGAAGCAATGTATCAGTATACTGCCATAGTAGGTAGAAGAATAAAAAGTAGCGCTGTACTTGCTGATGCGTGGCACCATCGTACAGACAGTTTATCCTCCGTGGCCGCCCTAATTGGTATAGGCGGAGCAAGACTGGGGTTCCCAAGGTTAGACCCTCTAGCTGGTATTGTTGTAGGTGTGATGATAGTGTACAGTGGTGTGAAAATTTATCTAACAGCCATTAATGAACTTATGGATAAAGCACCTGACCAAGAGGTAGTTGATAAAATAAAAGAAGTAGCCCTAAATGTTGAAGGATGTAAAGAGTTAAATGATGTAAAAGCTAGATGGCATGGATCAAAAATCTTAGTGGATTTAAAGCTATGTGTTAACCCTATGGCAACAGTACTTGAAGGACATTCAATAGCAGCTGAGGTAAAGAAACAAATTTTACAAAATAACAGTGAAATAGGAGATGTCCTAATACACGTAAACCCCTGTCACCAAGAAGGTTCAGATCGAGATGAACAAAGGTGTGAACAATGTGATCGAAATAAGCGTAACCAAAATGCACAGGAAATAAAGTTAGGGGAGTAG
- a CDS encoding ornithine--oxo-acid transaminase translates to MDSRSILEMSDKYSAPNYLPLSIVISKAEGVWVEDPEGNKYMDMLSSYSALNQGHRHPKIISRVKEQLDKVTLTSRAFHNDQLGPLSKKLAELTGKEKVLLMNTGAEAVETSIKAARRWAYEIKGVPDNQAEIIVCSGNFHGRTVTVVSFSSTDSYKKGFGPLTPGFKIVPYGDIEALKSTITPNTAAFLVEPIQGEAGVVVPPEGYLKEAFEVCKANNVLFMADEIQTGFGRTGKLFACEWEGVEPDIYIMGKALGAGVIPVSAISGSNEVLNLFNPGSHGSTFGGNPLGCACASAAIDVLIEESLVECSLEMGEYLIEKFRQINNPNIMDIRGKGLFIGIELNEPARPYCEQLKEEGILCKETHENVIRFAPPLVITKEELDWAFERVYKILHR, encoded by the coding sequence ATGGATTCTCGTAGTATTTTAGAAATGAGTGATAAGTACAGCGCACCCAACTATTTACCGCTATCAATAGTTATATCAAAAGCGGAGGGGGTATGGGTAGAAGATCCAGAAGGTAATAAATATATGGATATGCTTAGCTCATATTCAGCACTGAACCAAGGGCACCGTCATCCTAAGATTATAAGTAGGGTTAAAGAACAGTTGGATAAAGTAACTCTAACTTCTAGAGCTTTCCATAATGATCAGTTAGGGCCACTTAGTAAAAAATTAGCTGAATTAACGGGAAAAGAAAAAGTACTTTTGATGAACACTGGTGCTGAAGCTGTGGAAACATCCATAAAAGCAGCTAGAAGATGGGCCTATGAAATTAAAGGTGTTCCTGATAATCAAGCTGAAATTATAGTTTGTAGCGGAAACTTCCATGGAAGAACTGTTACAGTAGTTTCCTTTTCCTCCACAGATAGCTATAAAAAGGGGTTTGGTCCATTGACTCCTGGTTTTAAAATCGTACCATATGGTGATATTGAGGCACTTAAATCTACTATTACACCTAACACTGCTGCATTTTTGGTAGAACCTATCCAAGGAGAAGCTGGTGTTGTGGTTCCACCTGAAGGTTATTTAAAAGAAGCATTTGAAGTATGTAAAGCTAACAATGTATTGTTTATGGCTGATGAGATTCAAACTGGGTTTGGTAGGACTGGAAAGCTTTTTGCCTGTGAATGGGAGGGAGTTGAGCCAGATATTTATATAATGGGTAAAGCATTGGGCGCTGGGGTAATTCCTGTCTCTGCCATCTCGGGGAGCAATGAAGTACTTAACTTATTTAACCCAGGTTCCCATGGATCCACATTTGGAGGAAATCCATTGGGGTGTGCTTGTGCCTCTGCAGCAATAGACGTATTGATTGAAGAAAGTTTGGTGGAATGTTCTTTGGAAATGGGTGAATACTTAATTGAAAAATTCCGTCAGATAAACAACCCTAATATAATGGATATAAGGGGAAAAGGCCTATTCATAGGGATAGAGTTGAATGAGCCTGCAAGGCCTTATTGTGAGCAGCTAAAAGAAGAAGGGATCCTCTGTAAAGAGACCCATGAAAACGTAATAAGATTTGCTCCACCCCTTGTAATAACAAAAGAAGAGCTAGACTGGGCTTTTGAGAGAGTATACAAGATCCTTCATAGATAA
- a CDS encoding NUDIX hydrolase, whose amino-acid sequence MKLTDIISKTTKYKPKPEGDYVNFAVLLPLIETPRGLEILFEVRSMNLNKQPGEVCFPGGKVDKGESFLDAAIRETCEELNISEGNIEIIGQLDYLVTPYNLIIYPYIGVISGVDFHKIDPNPDEVDHLFLMDLDFALNTPEQLHIVDLNANPPGEFPYHMVLQGKKYKWRVGKYPVPFYKYNENIIWGFTARVLRNFVGVIDS is encoded by the coding sequence ATGAAACTAACTGATATCATATCAAAAACTACAAAATATAAACCAAAGCCAGAAGGTGATTATGTCAACTTTGCTGTGCTATTACCCTTAATAGAAACACCTAGAGGTCTTGAAATACTTTTTGAAGTTCGATCTATGAACCTAAATAAGCAGCCTGGAGAGGTTTGCTTCCCTGGTGGGAAGGTTGATAAGGGGGAATCTTTTTTAGATGCTGCAATACGCGAGACCTGTGAAGAGCTTAATATTTCTGAAGGGAATATAGAGATTATTGGTCAACTGGATTACTTAGTTACTCCATATAACTTGATAATTTACCCATATATAGGAGTAATTAGTGGTGTCGATTTCCATAAAATTGACCCTAATCCAGATGAAGTAGACCACTTATTTCTCATGGATCTAGACTTTGCCCTTAATACCCCAGAACAACTACACATAGTAGATTTAAATGCAAACCCACCGGGTGAATTCCCTTACCACATGGTTCTACAAGGGAAAAAATATAAATGGAGAGTTGGCAAATACCCTGTTCCTTTTTATAAATACAATGAAAACATTATCTGGGGATTCACCGCCAGAGTATTAAGGAATTTTGTGGGTGTGATTGATTCATAA
- a CDS encoding type II CAAX endopeptidase family protein: MKSKLKPFHGNVLLLICAILFILIGSEVQAMDMMKGLLITEFILIMLPAFIFAFYLKGNIKEEFRFNKFTLKEFFLVTVIMITLYPVAVFLNYIMNALLSTIGELHVNPIDEIIDTKDFIVTLLVIAGSAGLCEEILFRGFIMRSYEGLGQWKAILLSGLFFGMFHFNLQNLLGPILLGIVIGYIVIRTNSLWMGIYAHMLNNAVAIVLARLIMLIPDTGEVAEPITLEILLMTGVILIIIAGFFGTLSFLALKGLKRTTENKHGVGKNNTLVIEKNIAEELIHTKPEDTEGIANDENYDLPTQHETKKVSFWSWIPIIFFVLIFIGMSALQIFIMRNPELFFLVIRSFR; encoded by the coding sequence ATGAAAAGTAAGCTCAAACCTTTTCATGGGAATGTTTTGTTGTTGATATGCGCTATCCTTTTCATACTTATCGGGTCTGAAGTACAGGCCATGGATATGATGAAGGGCTTGCTGATAACTGAGTTTATTTTGATTATGCTACCGGCTTTTATTTTCGCATTCTATCTCAAAGGAAATATAAAAGAGGAGTTTAGGTTCAATAAATTTACCTTGAAGGAGTTTTTCTTAGTTACTGTTATAATGATTACCCTGTATCCAGTGGCGGTTTTTCTAAATTACATTATGAATGCTTTATTGAGCACAATTGGTGAGTTACACGTAAACCCCATAGATGAAATAATTGATACAAAGGATTTTATAGTAACCTTGTTAGTAATTGCAGGTTCAGCAGGACTCTGTGAAGAGATCTTATTTAGAGGATTTATAATGCGCAGTTACGAAGGACTAGGACAGTGGAAGGCTATTTTGCTTTCAGGATTATTTTTTGGAATGTTTCATTTTAACTTACAAAATCTTCTGGGTCCTATCCTATTAGGAATAGTTATAGGTTACATTGTAATAAGAACAAACTCACTGTGGATGGGGATTTATGCACATATGCTCAACAACGCCGTGGCAATAGTCCTTGCACGTCTAATTATGCTTATACCTGACACCGGAGAAGTGGCTGAGCCTATTACCTTAGAAATATTGCTAATGACAGGTGTTATCTTGATCATTATAGCTGGTTTTTTTGGCACTCTCAGTTTCTTAGCATTAAAGGGACTTAAGAGAACTACGGAAAATAAACATGGTGTTGGTAAAAATAATACCTTAGTAATTGAAAAGAATATAGCTGAAGAGCTTATACACACAAAACCCGAGGACACTGAAGGTATTGCAAATGATGAAAACTATGACTTGCCTACACAACATGAAACTAAAAAAGTTTCGTTCTGGTCATGGATACCTATTATATTTTTTGTATTGATCTTCATAGGAATGAGTGCTTTACAAATATTTATTATGCGAAACCCGGAGCTGTTTTTCTTAGTTATTAGATCTTTTAGATAA
- the hflX gene encoding GTPase HflX, which yields MAEKFVTVFLDTPNVELNDYYIDETFSLIETAGGEVLQTFTQKRDTPDNKFAIGKGKVDEVLSFIQDQPVDGIIFGFDLTSTQVKNWNQVSDLKIIDRTQLILDIFAQRASSNEGKIQVELAQMEYTLPRLMGLGTTLSRLGGGIGTRGPGETKLEMDRRHLRDKINKLKKELDKIEKIRQTQRKSRQGSSVPKVALVGYTNSGKTSLLKRLSKSELEGENKLFATLDPVTKKGYHEGLAYTVTDTVGFVQNLPHKLVAAFKSTLEEVVYCDLVLHVVDISSADPIVQINTVNKVLEELKAHDKPTIMVFNKIDLPHDEFVLPSMANDHRHINISVKDNINVDSLKNMIVEHFSNGM from the coding sequence ATGGCAGAAAAGTTCGTTACGGTTTTCTTAGATACACCAAATGTAGAATTAAACGATTATTACATTGATGAAACCTTTTCACTAATTGAGACTGCAGGTGGAGAAGTTCTTCAAACATTTACTCAAAAAAGAGACACTCCAGATAACAAGTTTGCCATCGGAAAGGGTAAGGTTGATGAAGTTTTAAGTTTTATACAGGATCAGCCAGTTGATGGTATCATTTTTGGTTTCGACCTTACTTCCACTCAGGTTAAAAATTGGAATCAAGTCAGTGATCTCAAAATCATTGATAGAACACAGCTAATCCTAGATATTTTTGCACAAAGGGCTTCTTCCAATGAAGGCAAGATACAAGTAGAGTTAGCACAGATGGAGTATACCTTACCTAGGCTTATGGGTCTTGGTACAACCCTCTCCCGTTTAGGTGGCGGTATCGGAACAAGGGGACCTGGTGAGACTAAACTAGAGATGGACCGAAGACATTTAAGGGATAAAATTAATAAACTAAAAAAAGAATTAGATAAAATTGAAAAAATTCGTCAAACTCAACGGAAATCAAGACAAGGTAGTAGCGTTCCAAAAGTTGCTTTAGTAGGCTACACCAATTCCGGCAAAACATCTTTATTAAAAAGATTATCTAAAAGTGAATTGGAAGGCGAGAACAAACTCTTTGCCACACTAGATCCCGTTACTAAAAAGGGATATCATGAAGGGCTAGCATATACTGTAACTGATACAGTTGGCTTTGTGCAAAATCTCCCTCACAAGCTAGTGGCAGCATTTAAAAGCACATTGGAAGAAGTGGTATATTGCGATCTTGTTTTACATGTTGTAGATATTAGTTCAGCGGACCCTATTGTACAGATTAATACAGTTAATAAAGTTTTAGAGGAGCTAAAGGCCCATGATAAACCCACTATTATGGTGTTTAATAAAATAGACCTGCCCCATGATGAGTTTGTTTTGCCATCTATGGCAAATGATCATAGGCATATCAACATCTCAGTTAAAGATAATATAAATGTGGATTCCCTTAAAAATATGATTGTAGAGCATTTTTCTAATGGCATGTAA
- a CDS encoding RNA polymerase sigma factor has product MREELLIESFKRGDESAFIEIYELYFQEVYNFVAYSVNGDVREDITQDIFMKVYKSMRKFKGKCSIKTWVFNIAKRTIYDWYRLKKNVFNIDDYESLLTERDTPEKVFEKKERISFLVQGLNDLKEDHKMVILLRKFHGFSIKETSNIMGYSEGKIKTILHRGLKALKENLENDYFQEGGQNLNEKM; this is encoded by the coding sequence TTGCGAGAGGAGCTTTTAATAGAAAGTTTTAAACGTGGGGATGAATCTGCCTTCATTGAAATATATGAATTGTATTTTCAAGAAGTGTATAATTTTGTTGCTTACTCTGTCAACGGAGATGTGCGAGAAGATATTACACAGGATATATTTATGAAGGTTTACAAGAGCATGAGAAAATTTAAAGGAAAGTGTAGTATTAAAACATGGGTTTTTAATATAGCTAAAAGGACTATTTATGACTGGTATCGACTGAAAAAAAATGTTTTTAATATAGACGATTATGAGAGTCTACTGACTGAAAGGGATACCCCTGAAAAGGTATTTGAGAAAAAAGAAAGGATATCCTTTTTAGTTCAAGGGCTTAATGATTTGAAGGAAGATCATAAGATGGTTATTTTATTAAGAAAGTTTCATGGTTTTTCAATAAAAGAAACTTCAAATATAATGGGATATAGTGAAGGAAAGATAAAAACAATACTACACAGGGGACTAAAGGCTCTAAAGGAAAACCTAGAAAATGACTATTTTCAGGAAGGGGGGCAAAATCTAAATGAAAAAATGTAA
- a CDS encoding cold shock domain-containing protein: MQGKVKWFNAEKGYGFLETEDGSDVFVHFSSIQGEGFKTLNEGEAVEFDITDSDRGPQAANVRKL; the protein is encoded by the coding sequence ATGCAAGGAAAAGTAAAATGGTTTAACGCAGAAAAAGGTTATGGTTTTCTAGAAACTGAAGATGGTTCAGATGTTTTTGTTCATTTCTCATCTATTCAAGGAGAGGGTTTCAAAACCCTAAATGAAGGAGAAGCTGTGGAGTTTGATATAACTGACTCAGATAGAGGGCCACAAGCAGCAAACGTTAGAAAACTATAA
- the glsA gene encoding glutaminase A, translated as MRELEKLLTNITEKNKEYCKEGKVASYIPALARQKFDMLGAVIVDLDNNIYSAGDVNEKFTLQSVSKIFTLMIAIMDNSVEEVFSKVGMEPTGDPFNSIVKLETMNPSKPLNPMINAGAIAISSMIKGKDNEERYNRVVDFIESVIGEPVTLNEAVYLSEKATGDRNRAAAYFMKDVGVIEEDVEEVLDLYFKHCSIEVDCIGLAKLGAILANQGICPTTGERVVPKEVTQLCKSFMITCGMYNSSGEFAIKVGIPAKSGVGGGIMAVVPNKYGIGVWGPALDAKGNSIAGIKVLEDLSKELDLSIF; from the coding sequence TTGAGAGAGTTAGAAAAACTGCTTACCAATATTACTGAGAAAAACAAAGAGTATTGTAAAGAAGGAAAGGTGGCAAGTTACATCCCAGCATTGGCAAGGCAAAAGTTCGATATGCTAGGGGCAGTAATTGTAGACTTAGATAATAATATTTATTCAGCTGGAGATGTAAACGAGAAGTTTACCTTACAAAGTGTATCAAAGATTTTCACACTCATGATAGCCATCATGGATAATTCCGTGGAGGAAGTATTTTCTAAAGTTGGCATGGAACCAACTGGAGACCCATTTAACTCAATCGTTAAACTTGAGACCATGAATCCATCTAAACCATTAAATCCTATGATTAACGCTGGTGCCATTGCCATATCAAGCATGATTAAGGGCAAGGATAATGAAGAGAGGTACAACAGGGTTGTTGATTTTATTGAATCCGTTATAGGAGAGCCAGTAACTCTAAACGAAGCAGTTTATCTATCTGAAAAGGCAACAGGAGATAGAAATAGAGCCGCAGCTTACTTTATGAAGGATGTTGGAGTAATAGAAGAGGATGTGGAAGAAGTACTTGATTTGTATTTTAAACACTGCTCCATTGAGGTGGATTGTATAGGACTTGCCAAGTTAGGTGCTATTCTAGCAAATCAGGGGATTTGCCCAACCACTGGAGAAAGAGTTGTTCCTAAAGAAGTTACCCAGCTATGTAAGAGTTTTATGATTACATGTGGGATGTATAACTCATCAGGGGAATTTGCCATCAAAGTTGGCATACCTGCAAAAAGTGGTGTAGGTGGAGGGATAATGGCAGTTGTCCCAAATAAATATGGTATAGGTGTATGGGGGCCAGCCCTAGATGCCAAAGGAAATAGTATTGCAGGGATAAAAGTTTTAGAGGACTTGTCCAAAGAACTAGATTTGAGCATATTCTAA
- a CDS encoding DUF1540 domain-containing protein gives MNQEIYCSVTNCHYYGQGHKCTAEKIMVTSDPVAHKLPDTMDALTSQEFPDSPVQSCMESCCKTFVAKEDPTRDGVQKLQ, from the coding sequence ATGAACCAAGAAATTTATTGTTCAGTGACAAACTGTCATTATTATGGTCAAGGTCATAAGTGTACCGCAGAAAAAATCATGGTGACATCTGACCCAGTTGCCCACAAACTACCAGACACAATGGATGCTCTTACATCTCAAGAATTTCCCGATAGTCCAGTACAAAGCTGTATGGAGAGCTGCTGTAAAACATTCGTGGCCAAAGAAGACCCCACAAGGGATGGAGTACAAAAATTGCAGTAA
- a CDS encoding diacylglycerol/lipid kinase family protein produces the protein MKRLLLIYNPVSGKGSFKNRIDYTIDALQKNDFLVTPYRLSANENVGELLEKLDISNFQGIIAAGGDGTLNAVVSGIIQKKIKIPLGIIPVGTSNDFANHLGIKRGLDKALDKIIAGETKYIDVGTINNKTFINVVSVGNLTSIAHKTNVVVKNNLGKLAYYINVLGQYPIFKPFKLTIEVDGTQHHEDALLFFVLNSPCAGGFKNLAPHAKVDDGKLDVLVIKNCNAFEKLSLFLKVIKGEHHSDDCALYFQADKLLVECEDVVETDMDGEKGPDFPLEISCETQLKIYC, from the coding sequence GTGAAAAGGTTGTTACTAATTTACAACCCCGTTTCAGGAAAAGGTTCTTTTAAAAACAGAATAGATTATACCATTGATGCTTTACAAAAAAATGATTTCCTTGTTACACCCTATCGTCTATCAGCAAATGAAAACGTAGGGGAATTACTAGAAAAGCTAGACATAAGTAATTTTCAGGGGATTATTGCCGCAGGGGGAGACGGCACCCTAAACGCTGTGGTAAGTGGAATAATTCAAAAAAAAATAAAGATTCCCCTTGGGATAATACCTGTAGGGACTTCCAATGATTTTGCCAATCACCTAGGGATAAAGAGAGGGCTTGATAAAGCACTAGATAAAATCATTGCAGGAGAAACCAAGTATATTGATGTTGGCACCATCAATAACAAGACTTTCATAAACGTAGTTAGCGTTGGAAACTTAACTAGTATTGCCCATAAGACAAATGTGGTTGTGAAGAACAACTTAGGTAAGTTAGCATACTATATCAATGTCTTGGGTCAATACCCTATATTTAAGCCCTTTAAACTAACAATTGAGGTAGATGGTACCCAACACCATGAAGACGCTTTATTGTTTTTTGTACTAAATTCACCATGTGCAGGGGGATTTAAGAACCTAGCACCCCATGCGAAGGTTGATGATGGCAAGTTGGATGTTTTAGTAATAAAGAATTGTAATGCCTTTGAAAAACTATCACTATTTCTAAAGGTTATAAAGGGAGAACACCATAGTGATGATTGTGCCCTTTATTTTCAAGCAGATAAGCTACTTGTGGAATGTGAAGATGTAGTTGAAACTGATATGGATGGTGAAAAGGGACCTGATTTCCCCTTGGAGATCAGCTGTGAAACACAACTTAAAATTTATTGTTAA